The DNA segment TTGTGATGGAGTTGGAAGGGCTTACTGTTCTTTGGGCAAAGAATGGAGTCGAAGCAATCGCACTCTTTGACCAACATCCCGAAATATCTATAATTCTAATGGACATCAGAATGCCTGCAATGGATGGGTATGAAGCTACTCGTCAGATCAGGACACGGAACTCCACAATCCCAATTATTGCCATTACAGCATTTGCCCAATTGAGCGACAAGGAAAAGAGCCTTGACGCAGGATGCAACGATTACCTCTCAAAACCCGTTCGAAAAGACGACCTGCTAAAAGCCATATACAAACACTTACCTAAGCAGTAACAGACCAATCGAATCAGTTAAAGCCTACTCGCTCTTTCGAGTGAGATAAAACATAAGGCGGAACATAACTCTTATTAACTGATAGGCAAACCAATCGGCCAACCGAGACAGTAAAGTGCGCCTTCGAAGGTAATCTTCGAAAGTAATTTGCCTGCAATCGGTTAGAATGATTTCTTGCAGCAACTTTTCAAACTCAAGAGTAAAAGTTGAATCAAGGATGTTGAG comes from the Williamwhitmania taraxaci genome and includes:
- a CDS encoding response regulator codes for the protein MKQPLDNPNIKETMPRTILVVEDDDLNFNYIDIVMELEGLTVLWAKNGVEAIALFDQHPEISIILMDIRMPAMDGYEATRQIRTRNSTIPIIAITAFAQLSDKEKSLDAGCNDYLSKPVRKDDLLKAIYKHLPKQ